In Xanthocytophaga agilis, a genomic segment contains:
- a CDS encoding two-component regulator propeller domain-containing protein, giving the protein MTNTFYYKGWLLFVFLSSLVHAQLPSVSFETITIQDGLPSNTTYFATQDKQGFMWFGTRTCPTRYDGSTFRSFLTPETNLVTGIAADSQNTIWISSDRNGICQIKSNSMNMQSLYKPGHTPSGPQSGSFFIDSYGKGWYSDMQGINQMDLTTHKTKYYPLRQTNYVWIKASFLEDSQHTLWAICTDNGLFRYDRNKDTFVCVLGADSKVPGRSDPIVFTKGCVDSKGMLWLGSENRGLIQYNPHTNTYQTFQDMNRPLAITCVREGFDENNQRILWVGTHERLWVYRPEQQKFYDFTNLFPDAYNVYYIFREKTNGIVWVCTSEGILKYHPQSNLIHKVQLPVNLLQFSVTVNVITPDQRDSTGQSFWLGLSRQGLLHWNRKSGQFKHIHFPQNLHQAEITWIDQRPDGILWIGVNRWDYKRGGLFVYDPGSDRFLDTPLARSTIPFYSVSFFMYGFFDKSQRLWIGNSDEGIHVLDTKTTRDVTPWSKVAQQQFQHNSNLINDLYQDRQGRVWLATYQGLYLADEKQKRFVSLDSIAIKNNPGFDQTVNSIYEDHQGHIWAARWGSITETDSKGNLLTLLTSKDGLYDRENNGIAEDTLGNIWIGNFEGLHCYNPFTKRIIRFTINDGLSQNNTLRRVFTTPNKKELLIGQKNGFDIVNVSNLMKKPVLPTLAISSFQVHDKVLQTDFTQPIKLERHDNAFTVNFVALNYTKLQNNQYAYLLEGFEEKWHQSGSAHVAYYTNLDPGSYTLRLKAGDAFGNWNPHITSIHITILPAFYETWWFRIMMAVAILTLLYALYHYRVQQILQLQHVRNRISADLHDEIGSSLSGISIMGMMVKQNLQNPAVSSPFLDKMMEEVHRISSSMDDIVWSINPHNDELSILVSRMVRYASELLEARNINYHIQVPDSIENLKLEMEKRRDFYLIFKEAINNLVKYAHCSHARITITVNHHQLQMLIEDNGIGFDPASHQDRNGLRNLQKRAENLKGALSIRSALGQGTTIRLQFPVIH; this is encoded by the coding sequence ATGACAAATACATTTTATTATAAAGGCTGGCTATTATTTGTATTCCTCAGTTCGTTGGTTCATGCGCAGCTACCATCTGTCTCATTTGAAACTATTACTATTCAGGACGGACTGCCCAGTAATACAACCTATTTTGCCACCCAAGACAAACAGGGATTTATGTGGTTTGGTACCCGCACATGCCCTACCCGATACGATGGATCTACTTTCCGGTCTTTCCTCACACCGGAAACCAATCTTGTCACAGGCATAGCAGCTGACTCTCAGAATACGATCTGGATTTCCAGTGACCGAAATGGAATCTGCCAGATCAAATCCAACTCTATGAACATGCAATCCTTGTATAAGCCAGGTCATACACCTTCAGGGCCACAATCAGGATCTTTCTTTATTGATTCATATGGTAAAGGATGGTATAGTGATATGCAAGGGATAAATCAGATGGATTTGACTACTCATAAAACCAAGTATTATCCTTTGCGCCAGACAAATTATGTATGGATAAAAGCATCGTTTCTTGAAGACAGCCAGCATACACTATGGGCAATCTGTACAGATAACGGTTTATTCAGATATGATCGTAACAAAGATACATTTGTCTGCGTCCTGGGTGCGGATAGCAAAGTACCTGGAAGAAGTGATCCGATTGTTTTTACCAAAGGATGTGTGGATTCTAAAGGTATGCTGTGGTTAGGGTCAGAGAATCGCGGTCTCATTCAGTATAATCCTCACACAAATACCTATCAGACATTTCAGGATATGAACAGACCTTTGGCCATTACCTGTGTCCGAGAAGGGTTTGATGAGAATAATCAAAGAATTTTGTGGGTTGGTACCCATGAAAGACTATGGGTATATCGCCCTGAACAACAAAAATTCTATGACTTTACTAATCTGTTTCCAGATGCCTATAATGTCTATTATATTTTTCGGGAAAAAACCAATGGCATTGTATGGGTCTGCACATCAGAAGGCATTTTGAAATACCATCCACAAAGTAACCTTATTCATAAAGTTCAGCTACCTGTCAATCTCCTTCAATTTTCAGTAACAGTTAATGTCATTACACCAGACCAACGTGACTCTACTGGTCAAAGCTTCTGGTTGGGGCTATCTCGTCAGGGCTTACTGCATTGGAACCGAAAAAGTGGACAGTTTAAACACATACACTTCCCACAGAATCTGCATCAGGCGGAGATTACCTGGATTGACCAGCGACCAGATGGTATACTTTGGATTGGAGTGAACCGATGGGATTATAAACGGGGAGGACTATTTGTATATGATCCTGGCTCAGATAGATTTCTGGATACACCGCTAGCACGTTCAACCATTCCGTTTTATTCTGTGTCCTTCTTTATGTATGGATTCTTTGACAAATCGCAACGTCTCTGGATCGGCAACTCAGATGAAGGTATTCATGTATTAGATACAAAGACAACCAGGGATGTAACTCCCTGGAGCAAAGTAGCCCAGCAACAGTTTCAACACAATAGTAATCTGATTAATGATCTATATCAGGATAGGCAAGGACGTGTGTGGCTTGCAACCTATCAGGGACTATACCTTGCAGATGAAAAACAAAAACGATTTGTAAGTTTGGATTCTATCGCGATCAAAAATAATCCCGGTTTTGATCAGACTGTTAATTCCATCTATGAGGATCATCAGGGACATATATGGGCTGCCCGCTGGGGTAGTATTACAGAAACTGATTCCAAAGGCAACCTACTTACCCTACTTACCAGCAAAGATGGACTATATGACAGAGAGAACAACGGAATTGCAGAAGACACTTTAGGCAATATCTGGATTGGTAACTTTGAAGGATTACATTGTTATAATCCTTTCACTAAACGAATTATCCGCTTCACTATCAATGACGGGCTCTCACAAAACAATACACTGCGACGTGTCTTTACCACACCCAATAAAAAGGAACTCCTGATTGGACAAAAAAATGGATTTGACATTGTAAATGTCTCCAATCTGATGAAAAAGCCTGTATTACCTACATTGGCAATCAGCAGTTTTCAGGTACATGATAAGGTTTTACAGACAGATTTCACTCAGCCTATCAAACTCGAAAGACATGACAATGCCTTTACTGTCAACTTTGTTGCCTTAAATTACACCAAGCTACAAAACAACCAGTATGCTTATTTACTGGAAGGCTTTGAAGAAAAATGGCATCAAAGTGGTTCGGCACATGTGGCTTATTATACGAATCTAGATCCTGGTTCCTATACACTGCGCCTGAAAGCAGGTGATGCCTTTGGGAACTGGAACCCTCATATTACCAGCATACATATCACGATTTTACCCGCTTTTTACGAAACCTGGTGGTTCCGTATTATGATGGCAGTAGCTATCCTCACACTTCTATATGCACTTTATCATTACAGGGTACAACAGATTTTGCAATTGCAACATGTCAGAAACAGGATTTCTGCCGATCTGCATGATGAAATTGGCTCGTCATTAAGTGGTATTAGCATTATGGGAATGATGGTAAAACAGAACCTTCAAAACCCTGCTGTGTCTTCTCCGTTTCTGGACAAAATGATGGAAGAGGTACATCGTATCAGCAGTTCCATGGATGATATTGTCTGGAGCATAAATCCTCACAATGATGAACTGTCCATACTTGTATCACGAATGGTCCGATATGCGTCAGAATTACTGGAAGCGCGGAATATAAACTATCATATTCAGGTTCCTGATTCAATCGAAAACCTGAAACTTGAAATGGAGAAACGACGGGACTTTTATCTCATATTCAAAGAAGCGATAAATAACCTGGTTAAGTATGCCCATTGCAGTCATGCCCGAATAACCATTACAGTCAACCATCATCAGCTACAAATGCTTATAGAAGATAATGGGATAGGATTTGACCCTGCTAGCCATCAGGACCGGAATGGTTTACGAAATCTGCAAAAACGAGCTGAGAATCTAAAAGGAGCTCTATCTATCCGTTCAGCCTTAGGTCAGGGTACAACTATTCGACTACAATTTCCTGTTATACATTGA
- a CDS encoding response regulator transcription factor translates to MYPIHVAIYEDNDKLRSLLEMLIGNTEGLILKGSYANCSNIYWDIRHYKPHVIVMDIDMPEVNGIEGIRIVKEYDVSIRVLMHTVFDDDEKLFTCLSNGADGYLLKKDTSMHLIQSIMDVYEGGGPMSPGVARKVLQTFHQPLRTSSEYNVTPRERQVLELLAKGYTYRMIGIEFSISIETVRRHLKNIYQKLHVQCGPEAVAKAIREKIIQA, encoded by the coding sequence ATGTATCCGATTCATGTAGCCATTTATGAAGATAACGACAAGTTAAGGTCTTTGCTGGAAATGCTGATAGGCAATACAGAGGGGCTGATACTCAAAGGATCTTATGCAAATTGCAGCAATATTTACTGGGATATACGCCACTACAAACCACATGTAATTGTCATGGATATAGACATGCCGGAAGTAAATGGCATAGAAGGAATCCGGATAGTGAAGGAGTATGATGTAAGCATTCGGGTATTGATGCATACAGTATTTGATGATGATGAAAAATTATTTACCTGTCTGAGCAATGGAGCAGATGGATACTTACTCAAAAAAGATACATCCATGCACCTGATTCAATCTATTATGGATGTATATGAAGGAGGAGGACCTATGTCGCCTGGTGTTGCGAGAAAGGTATTGCAAACCTTTCATCAGCCTTTACGTACATCTAGTGAATACAATGTCACCCCACGAGAACGTCAGGTGTTGGAATTACTAGCTAAAGGATATACCTATCGTATGATTGGAATTGAGTTTTCAATCTCTATTGAAACCGTTCGCCGTCATTTGAAGAACATCTATCAAAAACTACATGTTCAGTGTGGACCAGAGGCAGTTGCCAAAGCGATTCGGGAGAAGATTATTCAGGCTTAA